A portion of the Pseudoxanthomonas sp. JBR18 genome contains these proteins:
- a CDS encoding uroporphyrinogen-III C-methyltransferase, translating to MTDSEQLPRPRRRPWGWVFGLLVLVALAAAGWYGWQRWQAWRTQQQDAAREQISALEERLDTLRQDQRAQGERLQDAAATNRVLRDEVLGLSQRGALLEDSVAKLADSTRQGAAALRLDQTELELHLAAQRLSIAGDVAGAREAYALAADTLEGVDDPRLLNVKQALEQERAAVLRLGAGPHAQVEARLSRASEALAKLPQKVVDDPATRPAWQRILAPVIDVRPSGSRVAVAPAQRAAFENALQLELTLARAALERNDRPAFQASVQRAASWLPRLWPNSPQADALEKEFSQIAALPLQPALPELGSTLTQLQAFRGKPAAPPLPAAPAADPAPSTGEDTTP from the coding sequence CTGACCGACAGCGAGCAGCTTCCGCGTCCGCGCCGCCGTCCGTGGGGCTGGGTGTTCGGGCTTCTTGTCCTGGTGGCATTGGCGGCAGCGGGCTGGTACGGCTGGCAGCGCTGGCAAGCCTGGCGCACTCAGCAACAGGACGCGGCGCGCGAGCAGATCAGTGCATTGGAAGAGCGCCTGGACACCCTGCGCCAGGACCAGCGCGCCCAGGGCGAGCGTCTCCAGGATGCGGCCGCCACCAACCGCGTGCTGCGCGACGAGGTGCTGGGCCTGAGTCAGCGCGGCGCGCTGCTGGAAGACAGCGTGGCCAAGCTGGCCGATTCCACCCGCCAGGGCGCGGCCGCCCTGCGCCTGGACCAGACCGAACTGGAACTGCACCTGGCGGCCCAGCGCCTGAGCATCGCCGGCGATGTCGCCGGCGCGCGGGAGGCCTACGCGCTGGCCGCCGACACCCTGGAGGGCGTGGACGATCCCCGTCTGCTCAACGTCAAGCAGGCCCTGGAGCAGGAGCGCGCCGCGGTGCTGCGTCTGGGCGCCGGGCCGCATGCCCAGGTCGAAGCCCGTTTGAGCCGGGCCTCCGAAGCCCTGGCCAAGCTGCCGCAGAAGGTGGTCGATGATCCGGCCACGCGCCCGGCCTGGCAGCGCATCCTGGCGCCGGTCATCGACGTGCGGCCCAGCGGCAGCCGCGTGGCAGTCGCCCCGGCCCAGCGCGCGGCCTTCGAAAACGCCCTGCAACTGGAGCTGACCCTGGCCCGGGCCGCGCTCGAGCGCAACGACCGGCCGGCCTTTCAGGCCTCGGTCCAGCGCGCGGCCAGCTGGTTGCCGCGCCTGTGGCCTAACTCGCCACAGGCCGATGCGCTGGAGAAGGAATTCTCCCAGATCGCCGCGCTGCCACTGCAGCCTGCGCTGCCTGAGCTGGGCAGCACGCTGACCCAGCTGCAGGCCTTCCGTGGCAAGCCCGCCGCGCCACCGCTGCCCGCCGCCCCGGCGGCCGACCCCGCGCCCTCCACCGGTGAGGACACCACGCCATGA
- a CDS encoding heme biosynthesis HemY N-terminal domain-containing protein, translating into MKTLRLAIVLLVLVAIGVIGAQWLAREDIRDWGEVFVRVGGYDITATVPGAILALVAAALLLWIVWSLLALPFRTWGRHRRKRARAQLIEGLEALHHGHWQRAEKSLDRAAQDAEVGAIARAGAVRGAQAREDPAATERHLQALAERNPTSHALLVAEDALRGAQPAQALVALDAPAAQPLPPRGLYLRAQALSEIGRAGDAWGLLGPLRQQRALAPEAQARFERDLAARTLEQAGDANVLAERWEALPKPLRVEPAVVAAYAARAAVLHWDDAATHALEHALDSRWDEGLIALYGKLPVGKLDSRRASAQRWIQTHSDSPALLLTLARLARQQGQWPQAQDFLHRALAQGAGADAWEELGDGYAADGQDLLARRSYANALAASRGEVATALPERDLRQQIHDHAVGEERDEHGMPRLRN; encoded by the coding sequence ATGAAGACCCTGCGCCTTGCCATCGTTCTGCTGGTCCTGGTGGCCATCGGCGTCATCGGCGCCCAGTGGCTCGCGCGCGAGGACATTCGCGACTGGGGCGAAGTCTTCGTGCGGGTCGGCGGTTACGACATCACCGCCACGGTGCCGGGCGCCATCCTGGCCCTGGTCGCCGCCGCCCTGCTGCTGTGGATCGTCTGGTCGCTGCTGGCCTTGCCGTTCCGGACCTGGGGGCGACACCGGCGCAAGCGCGCGCGGGCCCAATTGATCGAAGGACTCGAAGCACTGCACCACGGCCACTGGCAGCGCGCCGAAAAATCCCTGGACCGCGCCGCGCAGGATGCCGAAGTCGGTGCGATCGCCCGCGCCGGCGCCGTGCGCGGCGCCCAGGCGCGCGAGGACCCTGCCGCGACCGAGCGCCATCTGCAGGCGCTGGCCGAACGCAACCCGACCAGCCACGCCCTGCTGGTCGCCGAAGATGCCCTGCGCGGCGCGCAGCCCGCGCAGGCGCTGGTCGCGCTGGATGCACCCGCAGCCCAGCCGCTGCCTCCGCGCGGCCTTTACCTGCGGGCCCAGGCCCTGTCCGAGATCGGACGCGCCGGCGATGCCTGGGGCCTGCTCGGCCCGCTGCGCCAGCAGCGCGCCCTGGCCCCGGAAGCACAGGCCCGGTTCGAACGCGACCTGGCGGCCCGCACTCTGGAACAGGCCGGCGATGCCAACGTCCTGGCCGAGCGCTGGGAAGCCCTGCCCAAGCCGCTGCGGGTGGAGCCGGCGGTGGTCGCCGCCTATGCCGCGCGGGCCGCCGTCCTGCACTGGGACGATGCGGCGACCCATGCGCTGGAACACGCGCTGGACAGCCGCTGGGACGAAGGGCTGATCGCCCTGTACGGCAAGCTCCCGGTCGGCAAGCTCGATTCTCGCCGGGCCAGCGCCCAGCGCTGGATACAAACGCATTCCGACAGCCCGGCCCTGCTGCTCACCCTGGCGCGGCTCGCCCGGCAGCAGGGTCAGTGGCCGCAGGCGCAGGACTTCCTGCACCGCGCCTTGGCCCAGGGCGCCGGTGCCGACGCATGGGAGGAACTCGGCGATGGCTACGCTGCCGATGGGCAGGATCTGCTGGCCCGGCGCAGCTACGCCAACGCCCTGGCCGCCAGCCGCGGTGAGGTCGCCACCGCGCTGCCCGAACGCGACCTGCGCCAGCAGATCCATGACCACGCCGTGGGCGAGGAACGCGACGAACACGGCATGCCGCGCCTGCGCAACTGA
- a CDS encoding helix-turn-helix domain-containing protein: MHVMADRIRQARRLRSLSQTQLAQTVGVQRSAVAQWERAGGTHPSVEHLAQIAVTTQVLFEWLATGRGQISAEASAPTEHSELLANMAENVARDEVESNVLQLMRKLSPRRRSAAYQLLRAMVG, encoded by the coding sequence ATGCACGTCATGGCAGATCGCATCCGGCAGGCACGCAGGCTCAGGAGTCTCTCGCAGACACAACTGGCACAGACCGTCGGCGTCCAGCGCAGCGCGGTCGCACAGTGGGAGCGGGCTGGCGGGACGCACCCCAGCGTCGAGCATCTGGCGCAGATCGCAGTCACCACGCAAGTGCTGTTCGAGTGGCTGGCCACCGGGCGCGGCCAGATCAGCGCGGAAGCCAGTGCGCCCACCGAGCACAGCGAGCTACTCGCTAACATGGCGGAGAACGTCGCAAGAGACGAGGTCGAGAGCAATGTCCTGCAACTGATGCGCAAGTTGTCGCCGCGTCGGCGCTCAGCCGCCTATCAGCTGCTACGCGCCATGGTCGGTTGA
- a CDS encoding YiiD C-terminal domain-containing protein yields the protein MDAQPLLDPLRALCASMPPVAAMAVSLDRFDGTCLHASAPLSANVNDKGSAFGGSLTALMTLAGWALMTLRLRQAGLDAEVYVADSSVRYRAPLLHDLHAQAWLAPEADWDEVVSVFARRGKARASLQARICLPEGGVAAELSGRYVALSKG from the coding sequence ATGGATGCCCAACCCCTGCTCGATCCGCTGCGCGCGCTGTGCGCATCCATGCCTCCGGTGGCGGCGATGGCGGTGAGCCTTGACCGTTTCGATGGCACCTGCCTGCATGCCTCGGCGCCGTTGTCGGCCAACGTCAACGACAAGGGCAGCGCGTTCGGCGGCAGCCTCACCGCCTTGATGACCCTGGCCGGCTGGGCGCTGATGACACTCAGGCTCCGCCAGGCGGGGCTGGACGCGGAGGTCTATGTCGCTGACAGCAGCGTGCGCTACCGCGCGCCGCTGCTGCACGACCTGCATGCGCAGGCCTGGCTGGCGCCCGAGGCCGACTGGGACGAGGTGGTGTCGGTCTTCGCCCGACGCGGCAAGGCCCGCGCCTCGCTGCAGGCCAGGATTTGCTTGCCCGAAGGGGGCGTGGCCGCCGAACTGTCCGGACGATACGTAGCGCTGTCCAAGGGTTAG
- a CDS encoding uroporphyrinogen-III synthase has translation MGPRQARAWYVISLRPQGGHAGLRHAAARAGAGVLALSPWTLTPRADAPTCDALRAALQAPAVVFTSPAAVHFAHALLPLRSGAGQAWIGTGAGTRQALRRAGIDGALAPARMDSEGLLELEALQASPVGLVTAPGGRGVLAGALAARGTQVLRADVYARTPIPLSPQAVNKLQALDQPTFLALSSGEALGQVLDRLPSDAAAALRGATAIAASARLADLAGQAGFRTVVQAEGPRPGQLVEAAHAVFSRRFR, from the coding sequence ATGGGTCCACGTCAAGCGCGCGCATGGTACGTCATCTCGCTCCGGCCCCAGGGCGGACACGCGGGCCTGCGCCACGCGGCGGCCAGGGCGGGCGCGGGCGTGCTGGCGCTGTCCCCCTGGACCCTGACGCCACGCGCCGACGCGCCTACCTGTGACGCACTGCGCGCCGCACTGCAGGCACCGGCCGTGGTGTTCACCAGTCCTGCCGCCGTGCACTTTGCCCATGCCCTGCTTCCGCTGCGATCCGGCGCGGGCCAGGCCTGGATCGGGACCGGCGCGGGTACCCGCCAGGCGCTGCGCCGCGCGGGCATCGACGGCGCGCTGGCGCCAGCGCGCATGGATAGCGAAGGCCTGCTGGAACTGGAGGCACTGCAGGCCTCCCCGGTCGGCCTGGTCACCGCGCCAGGCGGGCGCGGCGTCCTTGCAGGCGCCCTGGCCGCACGCGGCACGCAGGTGCTCCGTGCGGACGTCTATGCCCGCACGCCGATCCCCCTGTCGCCGCAGGCCGTGAACAAGCTCCAGGCCCTCGACCAACCGACATTCCTGGCCCTCAGCAGCGGCGAAGCCCTGGGACAGGTGCTGGACCGGCTTCCCTCGGACGCGGCCGCCGCCCTGCGCGGCGCGACCGCCATCGCCGCCAGCGCCCGCCTGGCCGACCTGGCAGGACAGGCGGGTTTCAGGACGGTGGTGCAGGCCGAGGGACCGCGGCCAGGCCAGCTGGTGGAGGCAGCGCACGCCGTGTTCTCACGCCGCTTCCGTTAG
- a CDS encoding MFS transporter: protein MRRVLGIVVFNFVGYCCVGLPLAVVPGFVHGALGYGTVLAGLAVSLQYVATLLSRTMAGRLCDHRGPKVSLLVGLLACALSGACTLGAALAGAWPLASLSILFVGRLLLGCGESLVTTATILWGIGAVGGLHTGRVISWNGVTTYGALAVSAPVGVFLAARFGLASLGVATLLMTLVALVGVAVRRGVPPIHGERIPARQVLRRMLPFGLCLGLGSVGFGAITAFIALYYADHGWPHAALAVTLLGVAFVTTRLILPNAINRHGGYRVAVVSLGVEALGLVCIWLAPSPLWAACGAGITGAGFALVFPALGMEAVKRVSDSNRGTALGIYSLFLDLALAITGPAAGALAVVWSYGAIYLVAGFAALGAAAASLFLARRAYALA from the coding sequence ATGCGCCGCGTGCTGGGCATCGTGGTGTTCAACTTCGTTGGCTATTGCTGTGTCGGACTGCCGTTGGCCGTGGTCCCCGGCTTCGTCCACGGTGCGCTCGGCTACGGCACGGTGCTGGCCGGCCTAGCGGTTAGCCTGCAGTACGTGGCCACCCTGCTCAGCCGCACGATGGCGGGGCGTCTCTGCGACCACCGCGGGCCCAAGGTCTCGCTGCTGGTCGGCCTGTTGGCCTGTGCGTTGTCCGGTGCCTGCACGCTGGGCGCGGCACTGGCCGGCGCGTGGCCGCTGGCAAGCCTGTCGATCCTGTTCGTCGGCCGCCTGCTGCTGGGCTGCGGGGAAAGCCTGGTCACCACCGCGACCATCCTGTGGGGCATCGGCGCGGTGGGAGGCCTGCATACCGGCCGGGTCATCTCCTGGAATGGCGTGACCACCTATGGGGCGTTGGCCGTCTCCGCTCCGGTCGGCGTGTTCCTGGCGGCGCGCTTCGGGCTGGCATCCCTGGGCGTCGCGACCCTGCTGATGACGTTGGTCGCACTGGTCGGTGTGGCGGTCCGGCGGGGCGTGCCGCCCATCCATGGCGAGCGCATCCCGGCGCGCCAGGTGCTGCGCCGGATGCTGCCCTTCGGACTCTGCCTGGGCCTGGGGTCGGTGGGTTTCGGCGCGATCACCGCCTTCATCGCGCTGTACTACGCCGATCACGGCTGGCCGCACGCGGCCCTGGCCGTCACCCTGCTCGGCGTCGCTTTCGTGACCACCCGGCTCATCCTGCCCAACGCGATCAACCGGCATGGCGGCTACCGCGTGGCGGTGGTGTCGCTGGGGGTTGAAGCCCTGGGACTGGTGTGCATCTGGCTGGCGCCGAGCCCGTTATGGGCAGCATGCGGAGCCGGGATCACCGGCGCCGGCTTCGCCCTGGTGTTTCCCGCCCTGGGCATGGAGGCGGTGAAGCGGGTCAGTGACAGCAACCGCGGCACCGCGCTGGGCATCTACTCGCTGTTCCTGGACCTGGCACTGGCCATCACCGGCCCTGCGGCCGGTGCGCTCGCCGTGGTCTGGAGCTACGGGGCGATCTACCTGGTGGCTGGCTTTGCCGCGCTGGGCGCTGCCGCCGCCAGCCTGTTCCTCGCACGACGCGCATACGCCCTGGCCTGA
- a CDS encoding rhodanese-like domain-containing protein, with product MNFDQLKAFAADNAMLSMALVGLTIAIIVTEIMRLFRGYAGLRPAQLTGLMNAENALVVDLSASGDFEKGHIPGSKNLSGKFDPKHKLLAGAGERPVVLVCRNGQSSSTAAAQLKKAGFTKVYVLEGGVASWQSADLPLVKGRA from the coding sequence GTGAACTTCGATCAACTCAAGGCCTTCGCGGCCGACAACGCGATGCTGTCCATGGCCCTGGTGGGCCTGACCATCGCCATCATCGTCACCGAGATCATGCGCCTGTTCCGGGGCTATGCCGGCCTGCGTCCGGCCCAGCTGACCGGGCTGATGAACGCCGAGAACGCGCTGGTCGTGGACCTGTCGGCCAGCGGTGACTTCGAGAAGGGCCACATCCCCGGCAGCAAGAACCTGTCCGGCAAGTTCGACCCCAAACACAAGCTGCTGGCCGGTGCCGGAGAGCGTCCGGTGGTGCTGGTCTGCCGCAATGGGCAGTCCTCCTCCACGGCCGCCGCCCAGCTCAAGAAGGCCGGGTTCACCAAGGTCTACGTGCTGGAGGGCGGCGTGGCGTCGTGGCAGAGCGCCGACCTGCCGCTGGTCAAGGGCCGCGCCTGA
- a CDS encoding NAD(P)H-dependent glycerol-3-phosphate dehydrogenase has product MTSLKVAVLGAGSWGTALAALIARHGHQAVLWGRDPGVAQAIDTSHENPRYLPGIALPETLRATTELAVAMADADLILVVVPSHAFTETLRLLAPLRPDGVGVSWATKGFEPGSSRFLHEVAEDVLGPEVPLAVVTGPSFAKEVAQGLPTALTIHGADEVFSQQVADVLHGPAFRAYTGNDMIGAELGGAMKNVLAVATGVADGMGLGLNARAGLITRGLNEMLRLSAAIGARPETLMGLAGLGDLVLTCTGDLSRNRRLGLALGRGQSIAEAVKEIGQVVESVQTADEVMRQARKHGIDLSISEAVSDVLHGDITPRDALERLLAREQKPEYPETLFKDAAV; this is encoded by the coding sequence ATGACAAGTTTGAAGGTTGCAGTGCTCGGTGCCGGTTCCTGGGGTACCGCACTGGCTGCATTGATCGCCCGGCACGGCCACCAGGCCGTGCTGTGGGGGCGAGATCCGGGCGTGGCGCAGGCCATCGACACCTCGCACGAGAATCCGCGTTACCTGCCGGGCATCGCCTTGCCGGAGACGTTGCGCGCCACCACCGAGCTGGCGGTCGCCATGGCCGACGCCGACCTGATCCTGGTTGTCGTGCCGTCCCACGCCTTTACCGAAACCCTACGCCTGCTGGCGCCGTTGCGCCCCGACGGCGTGGGCGTGAGCTGGGCGACCAAGGGGTTCGAGCCCGGGTCCAGCCGCTTCCTGCACGAAGTGGCCGAGGACGTGCTCGGGCCCGAGGTGCCGTTGGCCGTGGTCACCGGGCCCTCGTTCGCCAAGGAAGTCGCGCAGGGCCTGCCCACCGCGTTGACCATTCACGGCGCCGACGAGGTCTTCAGCCAGCAGGTCGCCGACGTCTTGCATGGTCCGGCCTTCCGCGCCTACACCGGCAACGACATGATCGGTGCCGAACTGGGCGGGGCGATGAAGAACGTGCTGGCCGTGGCCACCGGCGTGGCCGATGGCATGGGCCTGGGGCTGAACGCCCGTGCCGGCCTGATCACCCGCGGGCTCAACGAGATGCTGCGACTGTCCGCGGCCATCGGGGCGCGCCCGGAAACGCTCATGGGCCTGGCGGGCCTGGGCGACCTGGTGCTGACCTGCACCGGCGACCTGTCGCGCAATCGCCGGCTGGGCCTGGCCCTGGGCCGTGGCCAGTCCATCGCCGAGGCGGTCAAGGAGATCGGGCAGGTGGTCGAGTCGGTGCAGACCGCCGACGAGGTCATGCGGCAGGCGCGCAAGCACGGGATCGACCTGTCGATCTCCGAGGCGGTCAGCGACGTGCTGCACGGCGACATCACTCCGCGCGACGCGCTGGAGCGCCTGCTGGCACGGGAGCAGAAGCCGGAATATCCCGAAACCCTGTTCAAGGATGCCGCGGTGTGA
- the secB gene encoding protein-export chaperone SecB, which translates to MSDETTNGAAEAANQATGPNFTVEKIYVKDVSFEVPGAPGIYSENISPELNLNLNQRVQRLGENAFEVVLGVTLTCKAGDKTAYVAEVQQAGVFGLAGFDAQTIDALLGTQCPSILFPYVRQLLSDLIQAGGFPPFFLQPINFDGLYAETLRQRQQQGATGTLENDPPVGNA; encoded by the coding sequence ATGTCCGACGAGACCACCAACGGCGCCGCCGAGGCCGCCAACCAGGCCACCGGCCCGAACTTCACCGTCGAAAAGATCTACGTCAAGGACGTGTCTTTCGAGGTGCCTGGCGCCCCGGGGATCTACTCGGAGAACATCTCTCCGGAGCTCAACCTCAACCTCAACCAGCGCGTCCAGCGTCTGGGCGAGAACGCCTTTGAAGTGGTCCTGGGCGTGACCCTGACCTGCAAGGCCGGCGATAAGACCGCCTACGTGGCCGAAGTGCAGCAGGCCGGCGTGTTCGGCCTGGCCGGTTTCGATGCGCAGACCATCGACGCGCTGCTGGGCACCCAGTGCCCGAGCATCCTGTTCCCCTACGTGCGTCAGCTGCTGAGCGACCTGATCCAGGCCGGTGGCTTCCCGCCGTTCTTCCTGCAGCCGATCAACTTCGACGGCCTGTACGCCGAAACGCTGCGCCAGCGCCAGCAGCAGGGCGCCACCGGCACGCTCGAGAACGATCCGCCGGTCGGCAATGCCTGA